In Candidatus Binatia bacterium, the genomic stretch TCGAACCCTGCGGCCGGCGCAGCAGGCCGAGGACTTCGGCCTGCTTGGAGTTCGCCCGCGGCTTGGGTTGGGCGGAATTCTGATGGTTGGCGGCTTTCCGTGGGGACTTGGTGGCGGACGCTGACTTCACCTCGTGGGCGGGTTTGCTCTTGGTCATTTCGGTCTCCTCTTGCGGTGTACGACGGCACATGCCGCCACCACCGAAACCCCGCGGAGGCCCAAGGGCGCTGGCGGGGGAGGAGCGGATCCTGGAGACGGTCAGGTCTTGCT encodes the following:
- a CDS encoding DUF3489 domain-containing protein; its protein translation is QDLTVSRIRSSPASALGPPRGFGGGGMCRRTPQEETEMTKSKPAHEVKSASATKSPRKAANHQNSAQPKPRANSKQAEVLGLLRRPQGSTISAIMKATGWQQHSVRGFFAGVVRKKFGLTLESEKSDSGDRVYRIVTGKLGKPKPKVDNPDRQVA